GGCCACCACGGACCTCACCGGTTGGACCGTCCGCGAGTCGGCCAGCCGGGGCAAGCACCTGCTGCTCCGCCTCACCGCCCCCGCCGGCGGGCCCGGGCTGGACGGATCGCACTGGACGCTGCACTCGCACCTGCGGATGGACGGCGTCTGGCGTGCGTACGCGCCGGGCGAACGCTGGAGCGGCCGGCCGACGCACCTGATCCGGGTGGTGCTGCGCAGCCCCGGCGCGGTCGCGGTCGGCTACCACCTGCACGAGCTGGCCCTGGTGCCCACGGCCGAGGAGGACGGCCTGGTCGGCCACCTCGGCCCCGACCTGCTCGGCCCCGACTGGGACCCGGCCGAGGCGGTCCGCCGGCTCGCCGCCCAGCCGGAGCAGACCATCGGTGAAGCGCTGCTCGACCAGCGCAACCTGGCCGGCGTGGGCAACCTCTACAAGTGCGAGGTGCTCTTCCTGCGCGGGGTGTCGCCGTGGACGCCGGTGCGTGCGGTGCCCGACCTGGCCGGCACTGTGGCGCTGGCGCAGCGGCTGCTCGCCGCCAACCGGGGCCGCTGGACGCAGAGCACCACCGGCTCGCTGCACCGGGGGCAGACCAGCTACGTGTACGGCCGCCGCGCCCAACCATGCCGCCGCTGCGGCACCCCGATCCGCAAGCAGGAGCTGGGCGAACGCGTCACCTACTGGTGCCCGGTCTGCCAACCGGAGCGCCCGGAGCCCGCTCCGCCCGCCTGACCACCCCACCGGGACCGAGGTCATCCCAGATACGGACGATTGGGTAATTCCTAACGGGCCGTCGGAGTCGCATGCTGCGGTTGAGTGCTCACCGATCGTCAGAGTGCCGGGCCCGACAAGGTCGCCACGCCGGGGTGGCGACCCTCGTGCCCCGACCCCGGGGAGAGCCATGACGATGTTCCGCAGACTCCGCTCCACCTGGTTCGAGCGGAGCGCCCGCGACAGCAACGGCGACGCCAACGGACGGGTGGCGTCCGTGCCGGCCGCACGTAGCGCCGAGGAGGCCGCCCCGGCGCCCAGCCTCGACCCGGCCGTCGTGCCGCACTGCTTCGGCCCGGTGCCGAACTTCGCGCACAGCCCCCGACCGGCACGCGATGCGCACGGGCGCGCGGTGCCGGGCACCGGGCTGCGCAAGTTCGTCGACGTGCTGCCCATTCCGGGTCAGCTGGGCCGCGGCGACCTCGGTGGATACCTGCCGGTGGCGGTGCCCGACACGATCAGCTATCCGGGCTGCGACTACTACGAGATCGGCCTGCAGGAGTACGTCCAACGGCTGCACCGGGACCTGCCGGCCACCCGGCTGCGCGGCTACCGGCAGCTGAACCTGGGCACCGACGCGTCGGGCCACAACACGGTGGCGCCACCGGAGCGGCCCTGGCACCTCGGGCCGATGATCATCGCCCGTCGGGGCCGGCCGGTCCGGGTGAAGTTCATCAACCAACTCCCCACCGGCCGGGCCGGGGAGCTGTTCCTGCCGGTCGACGACACGATCGAGGGGGCCGGCAGTGGCCCGCTGGACGGCCCGGCGCCGTACCCGCAGAACCGGGCGGTGCTGCACCTGGCCGGAGCGCAGACCGGCTGGACGAGCGCCGGCAACCCGGGGCATTGGATCACCCCGGCCGGGGAGATCACCCCGTACCCGACCGGGACGGGCCTGACCCACGTGCCGGACATGCCGCCGCCCGGGGCCGGCGCCACCACGCTCTACTACCCGAACGAGCAGAGCGGCCGGCTGATGTGGTTCCACGACAACACCCTCGGCCTGGCCCGGCTCACCGTCTACGGTGGGCAGCTCGCGCCGTACCTGCTCACCGACCCGGCCGAGGACCAGCTCATCGCGGACGGGGTGCTGCCGGCGGACCAGCTGCCGCTGGTGATCGAGGACAAGACCTTCGTGCCGGACGACACCCAACTGGCCGCCGAGGACCCGACCTGGGACCGGGAACGCTGGGGCGCCCGGGGCAGCCTCTGGCATCCCCACGTCTACCAGCCCCGGCAGAACCCGTACCGGTCCGGCGGGCGCAACCCGACCGGCCGGTGGGACTACGGCCCCTGGTCGCGCAGCACCGCCCCGGACGGCACCCGTGGCGACGGCTGGCCCGCGGCGGACGGCTGGCCGGCTGCGGACGGCGTCGCGGGCGGACCGCCGCTGACCGGGCCCGGCCCGGTGCCGAACCCGCACCACGACCCGGTCGGCGCGCCGGACGAACCACCGCTGGGCCCCGGCACGCCCCACCCGTCCGCGGTGCCCGAGGTGTACGGCGACACCCCGCTGGTCAACGGCGTCGCCTACCCGTACCTGGAGGTGGGGCCGCGCGCGTACCGGTTCCGGATCCTCAACGCCTGCCTGGACCGCAGCCTCAACCTCCAGCTCTACCGGGCCTGCTCGGACTCCCCGATGTGGACGGACGACGGCGCGCTGGCCGACGCCGACGCCGGTGAGGTGCCGATGGTGCCCGCCGTGCGGGCCGCGGACCGGCCGGCGGACTGGCCGACCGACGGGCGTGACGGCGGGGTGCCGGACCCGCGCGCCGCCGGGCCGGCGTTCATCCAGATCGGCAACGAGGCCGGGCTGCTGCCGGCTCCGGTCGTGCTGCCGAACCGGCCGATCGGCTACCGCTACGACCGCCTCGACCCGACCGTGCTGAACGTCGACGGGCACACGCTGCTGCTCGCCCCAGGCGAGCGGGCCGACGTGCTCGTCGACTTCTCCGCCGTACCGCCGGGCAGCACGCTGATCCTGTACAACGACGCCCCGGCACCGCTGCCCGGCTTCGATCCGCGCTACGACCAGCACACCGACGCGCCGGACCGGACCGCCGAGGGCGGCCCGCCCCCCACCGAGCCAGGGTACGGCCCGAACACCCGCACCCTGCTCCAGTTCCGGGTGACCGGCGCGCCGGCCCCGACGTACGACCTGGCGCGGCTGCGCCGCCGGCTGCCCCTCGCGTACGCGGCGAGCCAGCGCCCGCCGATCGTGCCGCAGCCGGCGTACGACCCGGCGTTCGGCACCCGGACCGCTCGGGAGACGACGGTGCCGGTGCACGCCACCACGGTCACCTTCACCCCGGCGGGCGCGACCGGGCCGGTCACCCTGCCGGTTGCGGTGAAGGCCGCGCAGCAGGTCTTCGAACCCGACCATGGCCGGCTGGCCGGCCGGCTCGGCGTGGGGCACCCGAACGCCGGCCCGCTCACTCCGGCGACCCTGCCGCTCGGTCCGACCGACCCCGTCACCGAGGTGCTCTTCGCCGCCGATCCGGCCGTGCCGCTCGGGGCACCGACCGACGGGACCCAACTCTGGCGGATCAGCGGCAACGTGCGGCAGACCGAGCCGCTGCGCTTCGGCGGCTGCGACGTGCAGCTGATCAACCGGGTCGGCTGGGACGGCACGCTCCGGCCTCCGCACGGCAACGAGCTGGGCTGGAAGGAGATCGTCCGGGTCAACCCCCGGGAGGACGTGGTGGTGGCGCTCCGCCCGGTCGCACCGGCGCTGCCCTTCAAGCTGGGCGACAGCGTCCGACTGCTCGACCCGGGCCGCCGGGCCGGCACGCGGACCGGCTCGACCCCGGTCAGCCCGGCCGACGGGCGTCCCGCCCTGGTGGTGAACCAACTGGTCAACCTGGGCTGGGAGTACCGCTGGCACAGCCAGCTCGCCGGCCACCGCGATCTCGGGATGAACCGGCCGTTGGTGCTGCGGGTGGCGCCGAAGGCACCGACCGGGCTGACCGCCACACCGGTGCCGGGCTCGGCCACCGCGCTACCGGCGATCGCGCTGGCCTGGACCGGCAACGGCGGTCGCCCGCCGGCCACCAGCCACCTGCTGCAACGGGCCACCGACGCGACCTTCGGCGGCGAGGTCACCACCATCACCGTCGCGGCCACCGCCACCCGCTACACCGACGCGACGGTCACCCCCGGGGTCACCTACCACTACCGGATCCGGGCGGAGAACGCCGTCAGCTACTCGTCCTGGTCGAACAGCGTGCCCGCCTCGGTGCACCTGACCGCGCCGAGCGGGCTGGCCGCGGCGATCCCGCCGGCCGCGCCGCTGCGGGTGGCGCTGCGCTGGACGAACCGCTCCTTCGCCACAGGCATCGACGTGCAGAGGGCCACCAACCCGACCTTCACCAGCGGCCCGGGCACCACCGCGATCGGGGTCGGTGACAACCACCTGGACGTCACGGTCGCCCCGGACACCACGTACTACTACCGGGTGCGCACCACGTACCTGGGTGCCGCGTCGGCCTGGTCCACGGTGGCCGCGGCGAGCACCCCGCCCGCACCTGTCACGCCGAGCGGAGTCGGTGTCACCGCCAGCGCGCCGGGGCCGGACACCGCGACGGTGGTGCTGGCCTGGTCGGCGAGCACGCCGGCCGGCCCGGGGGCCGGGTTCATCGTGCAGCGGGCGCTGGACCCGGCCTTTGGCCGGGAGGTGGCCACCTTCACGGTGACGGGTCGCGGCTTCACCAACACCGGGCTGGCCCGAGGTGTGACGTACCACTACCGGGTCCGGTCGTTCAACGTCGTGGGCAGCTCGCCGTACACCGATCCGGTCCCGGTCACCACCCCGCCGTGACCTGGGGCCACACGTGCCGCCGGGTCAGCGGGGTGTACGGGCTCAGCGGGTGGGTGCGCGCAGCGGGGTGCCGACCGCGCGCAGCTCGGCCAGCGCCGAGGCCACGCCGTGCAGCAGGTCGGTCGCCTCGGTGAGCCGCGCGGCGGCCGGGTGGGCGGTCTCCGGTCGGGCGTCCTCGGCCAGGTAACCGGCGGCGGCGACGACCAGCCGCTCGTAGGCCGCGACCCCGCTCTCCAACTGGGCGGTCAACGCGCCGTGCGCCTCGGCCAGCGGTGCCCGGGCGTCGGCCGGGGCCAACCGCAGCGCCCGTTCGACGCTCGCCACCCGGGCGGCCAGGTCACGCAGCGACCGGTCGGCGGCGGCGGCCTCCAGCACCGCCGGCTCGGCCAGCCCGGTGAGCCGGGTGGCCATTCCAGCCAGGGTGAGGGCTGCCCGGTCGAGGCGGGCCCACTGCTGCCCGGCACTGGTGCCGCGCAGCGCGACCCGGCTGCGGACCCGGCGTACCTCGGCCAGCACTCCCGAACCGACCGGCAGCCGCTCGACCGCGGCGACCAGCCGGGCCCGCGAACGGGCCGCGGCCTCGGCCGGGTCCAACGCGGGGGGCGCCGGCCGGGCGGCCAACGCACGCAGGTCGACCCAGCGCCAGGCGGCCAGCGCCAGCGCACCGCCCGCGGCGCCGGCCCAGGCCGCGTCGGGCAGACCGAGACCGGCGTACGGGGTCAGCACGGCCGCAGCGCCGCCGAGCCCACCGGCCAGCACGCTCCACCGCCGGGCGGACCGGCGCAGCCGGCCCAGCTGACGGAAGTACCGCGTCCGCTCGTCTGCCACTCTGACCTCCTCGGACCGGTCGTTCAGCCGGCGGCGGTCGGGTCGCCGGTGCCCCGTTCACGGGCCATGCTGGCCCGGAGCTCGTCCAGCCGGGCAGCGGCGGCCGGGTCGCTGGCCGGACCTGCCGCGCCGGTCGTCTCGCCCTGCGGCACGGCCGGCCGCTGCGCCGCGCCGCCGAGCTGTTCCCCGGCCATGCTGGATCGGATCTGCTCCAGCCGCGCCGAGCCGGCCGAGTCGATGGTCGCCTTCTGGATCTCCAACATCCGGCCCTCGACCGAGTTGCCGGCCAGCTCCGCGCGGCCCATCGCGTTGGCGTACCGCCGCTCGATGCGGTCGCGGACCTCGTCCAGGGACGGGGTGGTGCCGGGTGCGGTCAGCGACGACATCGACTCCAGCGAGCGGGCCACCGTCTCCTGCATCTTGGCCTGCTCCAGCTGGCTGAGCAGCTTGGTGCGCTCGGCGAGCTTCTGCTGAAGGATCATCGAGTTGTTCTCCACCGCACGGCGGGCCTGCGCGGCGGCGCCCAGCGCCTGGTCGTGCAGGGTCTTCAGGTCCTCGGTGGCCTGCTCGGCGGAGACCAGCTGGGTGGCCAGGGTCTGCGCGGACTGCTCGAACCGCCCGGCCTCGGCCTCGTCACCCTTGGCCCGTGCCTGGTCGGCGAGCACCAGGGCCTGGCGGGCGTTGCCCTGCAACCGCTCGACCTCGGACATCTGCCGGGACAGCTTCATCTCCAGCTGACGCTGGTTGCCGATCACCGCGGCAGCCTGCTGAACCAGCGCCTGGTGCTGGCGCTGGGCATCCTCGATGGCCTGCTGGATCTGCACCTTGGGATCGGCGTGCTCGTCGATCTTGGCACCGAAGAGCGCCATCAGGTAGTTCCAGCCCTTGACGAACGGGTTCGCCATCTCCGCCGTATCCCCTCAGTAGCGTCGCTCCACCGTGGCCCGGCCGGATCGACCGGCCGACCACGACCCGGCCGGTCTCCATCGTCCCAGCCGGACGCCAACGAGGCATCCGTACCGGGCGGTCGACGGCACCGGCGGCTCCTGCCGGCCACCCTACGCGGCCGGGGCCAACTCGCCCATGGTCAACCGGAAGGACGGGCTCAGGCGGCGCAGACCACGTCCCGGTCGCGCTCGGTGGGGCGGACCCGGGTGCTGCGCAGCGTGGCCTTGAGCGGCGATTCCTGGCGGACCGAGACGGCCACCTTGCCGTCGGAGGTGACCTGGCGAACGCCCCGGTTGGTGTTCCTGCGAACCGCGGGGGCGGCGCCGACGGGCACGGCCTCGGCCGACTCGTCCTGCATCGGGACCAGCACCCCGGGCATCTGCTCGGCCAGCGCCACTGTGTCGCTGACCTCGCGCAGCAGCTCGGACAGGCGGGCGCCGAGCGCGTCGCAGATGGCGGCGAGCAGCTCGCTGGACGGTTCCTTGTGCCCGCGCTCGATCTCGGAGAGGTAACCAAGGCTGACGTTGGCGGCGGTGGACACCTCGCGCAGGGTGCGCTGCTGCCCCTGCCGGCGCGCCCGCAGTGCGTCACCGATCACCCGGCGTAGCAGGACCATCGCACCTCCCCCTGAGGGATACCTCTCGCTCGGCGCTCCGCAGTCGGTCGCGGCGGACCGCGCCGGCCCCGAGCGCCGAAGCCTTCCCGCAACCGTACCCGGTGTGGGCCCGGGCGACATCCCGCCCCGCCCGTCGGTTCGTCCGGGGCGGCTCACCGTCGCCCGGCCCCGGCCGTACCCGTCCCGGCGGCGCTGCCGGTCCCCGCCGCCTCCGCGGCGTCCGCGTCGGCGGCGTCGGCGGCGTGGATCCGCTCGGCGAGCAGCCGCAACGCCTCGGTCACCGCCGCCGAGCGGACGTGGTCCCGGCCGCCGTCCAGGTCGAGCTGGCGCACCTCACCACCGTCCGGGCCGGCGACCGCGACGTAGACCAGGCCGACCGGCTTGCCGTCCTGCGGCTCGGGACCGGCGACCCCGGTGGTGGCGAGCCCCCAGTCCGCGCCGCAGCGCTGCCGGCCACCCTCGGCGAGCGCCGCCGCCACGTCCGGGTCGACCGGCCCCCGCTCGGCCAGCAGCTCGGCCGGTACGCCCGCCAGCTCGGACTTCAACTCGGTGGCGTAGACCACCAGCCCGCCCTGGTAGACGCCGCTGACCCCGG
Above is a window of Micromonospora coriariae DNA encoding:
- a CDS encoding DNA-formamidopyrimidine glycosylase family protein; this encodes MPEGDTVWNTARVLHRALAGARLTGSDFRVPQLATTDLTGWTVRESASRGKHLLLRLTAPAGGPGLDGSHWTLHSHLRMDGVWRAYAPGERWSGRPTHLIRVVLRSPGAVAVGYHLHELALVPTAEEDGLVGHLGPDLLGPDWDPAEAVRRLAAQPEQTIGEALLDQRNLAGVGNLYKCEVLFLRGVSPWTPVRAVPDLAGTVALAQRLLAANRGRWTQSTTGSLHRGQTSYVYGRRAQPCRRCGTPIRKQELGERVTYWCPVCQPERPEPAPPA
- the pspM gene encoding phage shock envelope stress response protein PspM, giving the protein MADERTRYFRQLGRLRRSARRWSVLAGGLGGAAAVLTPYAGLGLPDAAWAGAAGGALALAAWRWVDLRALAARPAPPALDPAEAAARSRARLVAAVERLPVGSGVLAEVRRVRSRVALRGTSAGQQWARLDRAALTLAGMATRLTGLAEPAVLEAAAADRSLRDLAARVASVERALRLAPADARAPLAEAHGALTAQLESGVAAYERLVVAAAGYLAEDARPETAHPAAARLTEATDLLHGVASALAELRAVGTPLRAPTR
- a CDS encoding PspA/IM30 family protein, which translates into the protein MANPFVKGWNYLMALFGAKIDEHADPKVQIQQAIEDAQRQHQALVQQAAAVIGNQRQLEMKLSRQMSEVERLQGNARQALVLADQARAKGDEAEAGRFEQSAQTLATQLVSAEQATEDLKTLHDQALGAAAQARRAVENNSMILQQKLAERTKLLSQLEQAKMQETVARSLESMSSLTAPGTTPSLDEVRDRIERRYANAMGRAELAGNSVEGRMLEIQKATIDSAGSARLEQIRSSMAGEQLGGAAQRPAVPQGETTGAAGPASDPAAAARLDELRASMARERGTGDPTAAG
- a CDS encoding helix-turn-helix domain-containing protein, which gives rise to MVLLRRVIGDALRARRQGQQRTLREVSTAANVSLGYLSEIERGHKEPSSELLAAICDALGARLSELLREVSDTVALAEQMPGVLVPMQDESAEAVPVGAAPAVRRNTNRGVRQVTSDGKVAVSVRQESPLKATLRSTRVRPTERDRDVVCAA
- a CDS encoding CinA family protein yields the protein MEQDEGRERPVGSPEVGSPAAGVVHSLSLRHETLATVESLTGGLLAASIVEIAGVSGVYQGGLVVYATELKSELAGVPAELLAERGPVDPDVAAALAEGGRQRCGADWGLATTGVAGPEPQDGKPVGLVYVAVAGPDGGEVRQLDLDGGRDHVRSAAVTEALRLLAERIHAADAADADAAEAAGTGSAAGTGTAGAGRR